From Aquificaceae bacterium, a single genomic window includes:
- the cyoE gene encoding heme o synthase codes for MVGRAVAYSNLIRDYIVLTKPGIVLLVLITTLTGMYLAKRGFPDPWLIFWTLLGTGLASAGSAVLNQFFDRDLDALMSRTKDRPLPSGSITPLNALVFGFSLLLLSAVVMLLEVNLLATFFVFLASFFYVVVYTVALKRRSPLATEIGGVSGSLPPVIGYAAVRGEVGFEALILFLIMFLWQPPHFWVLAIKYAEDYRKAGIPTLPVSKGIEHTKIKTLIYTAGLLPLSLLPSLYGLAGHIYFVSALVLSSIYLLLTIKFVLSKKPNGMFLFFYSVLYIALLFSLMVFDMRR; via the coding sequence ATGGTAGGTAGAGCGGTAGCATACAGCAACCTGATAAGGGACTACATAGTCCTTACGAAGCCAGGTATAGTGCTTCTTGTTCTCATAACCACTCTTACAGGTATGTATCTTGCAAAAAGGGGGTTTCCAGACCCATGGCTCATATTCTGGACGCTTCTGGGGACTGGTCTTGCCTCTGCGGGTTCAGCGGTGCTTAACCAGTTTTTTGACAGGGACCTTGATGCACTCATGAGCAGAACAAAAGACAGACCCCTCCCCAGTGGTAGCATAACACCTTTAAACGCCCTTGTTTTTGGTTTCTCTCTGCTTCTGCTTTCTGCGGTTGTAATGCTTCTTGAGGTAAACCTGCTTGCCACCTTCTTTGTTTTTCTTGCCTCCTTTTTTTATGTGGTTGTTTACACAGTTGCCCTGAAGAGAAGGAGCCCTCTTGCAACGGAGATAGGTGGTGTATCCGGGTCTCTGCCACCGGTTATAGGGTATGCGGCAGTAAGGGGGGAGGTGGGCTTTGAAGCCCTTATACTCTTTCTCATAATGTTTCTCTGGCAACCGCCCCACTTCTGGGTTCTTGCCATAAAGTATGCGGAGGACTACAGAAAGGCTGGAATCCCAACTCTGCCAGTTTCAAAGGGCATAGAGCATACCAAGATAAAGACCCTCATATACACAGCAGGGCTTTTACCCCTGAGCCTGCTACCTTCACTCTATGGGCTTGCAGGGCACATATACTTTGTCTCAGCTCTCGTGCTCAGCAGTATATATCTGCTTCTTACCATAAAGTTCGTCCTGTCTAAAAAGCCTAATGGCATGTTTCTGTTCTTTTACTCAGTTCTATACATAGCTCTTCTCTTTTCCCTTATGGTTTTTGACATGAGGAGATAG